A stretch of the Agromyces larvae genome encodes the following:
- a CDS encoding nucleoside deaminase: protein MAISDDDLIHLRRAVELAREASAAGDGPFGSVLVDGGGRERFADRNREESTGDATKHPEFEIARWAATNLTAVERAAATVYTSGEHCAMCSAAHAWVGLGRIVYVASSEQIAGWRREVGAAPGAVAVLPITAVAPGLAVDGPVDELVPEVRALIERAARPAHLG from the coding sequence ATGGCGATCTCCGACGATGACCTCATCCACCTGCGGCGCGCGGTCGAGCTCGCACGCGAAGCCTCCGCGGCCGGCGACGGCCCGTTCGGGTCGGTGCTGGTCGACGGCGGCGGGCGGGAGCGGTTCGCCGATCGCAACCGCGAAGAGAGCACGGGGGATGCGACGAAGCATCCCGAGTTCGAGATCGCACGCTGGGCGGCGACGAACCTGACTGCCGTCGAGCGTGCGGCGGCGACGGTCTACACGTCGGGGGAGCACTGCGCGATGTGCTCGGCGGCGCATGCCTGGGTCGGTCTGGGGCGCATCGTGTACGTCGCGTCGTCGGAGCAGATCGCCGGCTGGCGGCGCGAGGTCGGCGCCGCGCCGGGGGCGGTCGCGGTGCTGCCGATCACAGCCGTCGCGCCCGGGCTCGCGGTCGACGGACCGGTCGACGAGCTGGTGCCGGAGGTGCGCGCGCTCATCGAGCGGGCGGCGCGTCCGGCGCACCTCGGTTGA
- a CDS encoding zinc-binding dehydrogenase: MKAWQYPGERAPIQLNEVEPPTPGPTQVVIDVKAAGLCHSDIMYMEVGDGTMPFLPMTQGHENAGVISAIGSDVVGFEIGDVVGVNSAGVQPPLGMFTPGGFADQLAADYRDLARVPAGLDLSLAALATDAGMTSYHAMIKTGGAKAGMKVGVIGFGGLGQIGARAAVLVGAEVHVAELKEEVWPVAKEAGVVSCVKDADEWATKGLTGNLHSDEGFDLIVDYAGFDTTQKAINAIKRGGTVVQVGLGKPTFTVITPTILGKNLKGSLGGTVEDIEEVFALMAQGEITPVYEEIPFEGIGEGLERLKRNQVTGRLVARFGD; this comes from the coding sequence ATGAAGGCTTGGCAGTACCCGGGCGAGCGCGCCCCCATCCAGCTGAACGAGGTCGAGCCGCCGACCCCCGGGCCGACCCAGGTCGTCATCGACGTCAAGGCGGCGGGGCTCTGCCACTCCGACATCATGTACATGGAGGTCGGCGACGGGACGATGCCGTTCCTGCCGATGACCCAGGGACACGAGAACGCGGGAGTCATCTCGGCGATCGGGTCCGACGTCGTCGGCTTCGAGATCGGCGACGTCGTCGGCGTCAACTCGGCCGGCGTGCAACCGCCCCTCGGCATGTTCACACCCGGCGGCTTCGCCGACCAGCTCGCCGCCGACTACCGCGACCTGGCCCGCGTGCCCGCAGGGCTCGATCTCTCGCTCGCCGCCCTCGCGACCGACGCCGGCATGACGTCGTACCACGCGATGATCAAGACCGGCGGGGCGAAGGCCGGCATGAAGGTCGGCGTCATCGGATTCGGCGGCCTCGGCCAGATCGGCGCGCGTGCCGCGGTGCTCGTCGGTGCCGAGGTGCACGTCGCCGAGCTGAAGGAAGAGGTCTGGCCCGTCGCGAAGGAGGCCGGCGTGGTCTCCTGCGTGAAGGATGCCGACGAATGGGCCACGAAGGGCCTGACCGGCAACCTGCACAGCGACGAAGGCTTCGACCTCATCGTCGACTACGCCGGGTTCGACACCACGCAGAAGGCCATCAACGCGATCAAGCGCGGTGGCACCGTCGTGCAGGTCGGCCTCGGCAAGCCCACCTTCACCGTCATCACCCCGACGATCCTCGGCAAGAACCTCAAGGGCTCGCTCGGCGGCACCGTCGAAGACATCGAAGAGGTCTTCGCGCTGATGGCGCAGGGGGAGATCACCCCCGTCTACGAGGAGATCCCCTTCGAGGGCATCGGCGAGGGCCTCGAGCGACTCAAGCGCAACCAGGTCACCGGCCGTCTCGTCGCCCGCTTCGGCGACTGA
- a CDS encoding MarR family winged helix-turn-helix transcriptional regulator, with the protein MTSNVERLTSLIFTVAFADRAAAMEWVQGSGLTLQQSMALGYIQEHQARGVIARELAEVSRTTPASVTSLLQGLETRGLIVRTPSPDDSRVKLVSVTDQGAALIAGFDEAVAAARERLFSVLDDDEQLALIALLERVAAPVEPVERGGPPDGRSPF; encoded by the coding sequence ATGACCTCGAACGTGGAGCGGTTGACCTCCCTCATCTTCACGGTCGCCTTCGCAGATCGCGCGGCGGCCATGGAGTGGGTGCAGGGCAGCGGCCTCACGCTCCAGCAATCCATGGCGCTCGGCTACATCCAGGAGCACCAGGCGCGCGGCGTCATCGCCCGCGAGCTCGCCGAGGTCTCCCGTACCACGCCCGCAAGCGTCACGAGCCTGCTGCAGGGGCTCGAGACGCGCGGACTCATCGTCCGCACCCCGTCGCCCGACGACTCGCGCGTCAAGCTCGTGAGCGTCACCGACCAGGGCGCCGCCCTCATCGCCGGCTTCGACGAGGCGGTGGCCGCCGCCCGCGAACGACTGTTCTCGGTGCTCGACGACGACGAGCAGCTCGCCCTCATCGCCCTGCTCGAGCGCGTCGCGGCCCCGGTCGAACCGGTGGAGCGCGGCGGCCCGCCCGACGGGCGCTCGCCCTTCTAA